In Maridesulfovibrio sp., a single genomic region encodes these proteins:
- a CDS encoding glycosyltransferase family 9 protein → MNTNSHKVIFRLSALGDVVLTTGVMEYWAEQYGFSFTVITRAGNVPVLENNPHISNVIGLEKNDLGDLAWIRKSGEIAAEYAGCELIDLHSTLRSAILGARWKGKVTRYSKFSLERRLFKLTRSQGLRKKLESLNVTQRYAAALKREPVAAERLRPRIHLTDAETTFARDLKKKLGLDGKFVALHPYATHPDKAWPRENWTELINLLDKKGICRIIIGRDNNVFTDHGNDRNLTNKLKLRETCAILREAELLVTGDSGPMHLAAAVGTPVTALFGPTSKAWGFYPSGKRDVILESEMDCRPCSLHGKNHCTKDRKCLRDLSPDMVMAGIMSQLNV, encoded by the coding sequence ATGAATACAAATTCCCACAAAGTAATTTTCAGGTTGAGCGCACTCGGCGACGTGGTCCTGACCACCGGGGTTATGGAGTACTGGGCCGAGCAATACGGGTTCTCGTTCACCGTCATAACCAGGGCGGGCAATGTGCCCGTACTGGAGAACAATCCACATATCAGCAATGTGATCGGGCTGGAAAAAAATGATCTCGGAGACCTTGCGTGGATAAGAAAATCCGGGGAAATAGCTGCCGAATACGCAGGCTGTGAACTGATTGACCTGCACTCGACTCTGCGCTCCGCAATACTCGGTGCCAGATGGAAAGGCAAAGTCACCCGGTACAGTAAATTTTCCCTTGAACGCAGGCTGTTCAAACTTACCCGCAGTCAGGGTTTGCGGAAAAAGCTTGAAAGCCTGAACGTGACTCAGCGCTACGCCGCTGCACTGAAACGCGAACCGGTTGCCGCAGAACGGCTCCGGCCCCGCATTCACCTGACCGATGCGGAAACAACCTTTGCCCGCGATCTCAAAAAGAAACTGGGATTAGATGGGAAATTCGTGGCCCTTCATCCATACGCCACCCACCCGGACAAGGCCTGGCCGCGCGAAAACTGGACCGAACTTATAAATCTGCTGGACAAAAAAGGCATCTGCAGGATCATAATCGGCAGGGATAATAATGTTTTTACGGACCATGGCAATGACCGAAATCTGACCAACAAGCTTAAGCTCCGCGAAACATGCGCAATCCTGCGCGAAGCCGAGCTGCTCGTAACCGGCGACTCCGGCCCCATGCATCTGGCCGCCGCTGTAGGAACTCCGGTCACAGCTCTTTTCGGGCCGACTTCAAAGGCCTGGGGGTTTTACCCTTCCGGTAAGCGGGATGTGATACTGGAGTCGGAAATGGACTGCCGTCCCTGCTCCCTGCACGGGAAAAACCACTGCACCAAGGACCGCAAATGCTTGCGGGATCTCTCGCCGGACATGGTCATGGCCGGGATCATGAGTCAACTGAATGTTTGA
- the nadD gene encoding nicotinate (nicotinamide) nucleotide adenylyltransferase has product MKIGLFGGSFNPVHSTHIDVSKAVMDRLGLDRILLIPAGNPYHKGREDMLPCEMRYEMVRLAVENRPGLEVCDIDMGADGPTYTVDTLTEAAARFPHDELFFIMGQDSFETFSLWKDWRKIPELANIVAVSRAEADHGAMARELARIFTGLERTGENVWKIHGGKSIYIIDDLDFAISSTLVREVWENGGDVAQYVPGAVADYIRSHGPELKRFWR; this is encoded by the coding sequence ATGAAAATCGGTCTTTTCGGCGGCAGTTTCAACCCCGTTCATTCCACACATATTGATGTGTCCAAGGCGGTCATGGATCGTCTGGGGCTGGACCGGATACTTCTTATTCCGGCAGGCAATCCCTATCATAAGGGCAGGGAAGATATGCTTCCCTGTGAAATGCGTTATGAGATGGTCCGGCTGGCGGTGGAAAACCGGCCCGGCCTTGAGGTCTGTGATATCGATATGGGGGCAGACGGTCCTACCTACACCGTGGATACTCTGACCGAGGCCGCAGCGCGTTTTCCGCATGACGAGCTTTTTTTCATCATGGGGCAGGATTCTTTTGAAACTTTTTCCCTGTGGAAAGACTGGCGGAAAATCCCGGAACTGGCCAACATCGTGGCCGTCAGCCGTGCGGAAGCCGATCACGGCGCAATGGCCCGTGAACTGGCCCGGATATTCACCGGACTTGAGCGGACCGGAGAGAATGTCTGGAAGATACATGGCGGAAAATCAATTTACATCATTGATGATTTAGATTTTGCCATAAGTTCCACCCTGGTCCGGGAGGTCTGGGAAAACGGCGGAGATGTTGCGCAATACGTGCCCGGAGCTGTCGCGGATTACATCCGTTCTCACGGCCCGGAACTGAAACGGTTCTGGCGTTGA
- a CDS encoding glutamate-5-semialdehyde dehydrogenase: MSFFEAMKKVASKAREASRKVSCAEGSARNLAITELAELLQAEKDFIFAENRKDLEAARKNGLDAARLQRLEITESVLEYMIKGCEEVAAQGDPVGEISKMERRPNGMMVGRMRVPMGVIMMIFESRPNVTVDAAVLCLKAGNAVILRGGSEAIHSNLALAALLRKALERAGLPGDAVQVVEVTDREAVSELLKMDEYIDVVIPRGGEGLIRAVVQQATMPVLKHYKGVCHIFVDKSAEIPKAMDVIKNAKVQKPGVCNALECLLVHEDIAEDFLPSLGTLLSACGVTLKGCPRAMPLLGEKAVAAEFDDWGREFLDLTLAVKVVCGQDEAQEHIARYGSNHSEVILTRDHARAMRFIREVDASMVGVNASTRFNDGGQLGLGAEIGISTSKLHAYGPMGATELTSTKFVLLGDWHIRN; this comes from the coding sequence ATGAGTTTTTTTGAAGCAATGAAAAAAGTGGCTTCCAAAGCCAGGGAGGCTTCCCGCAAGGTTTCCTGTGCCGAGGGCTCAGCCAGAAATCTGGCCATTACCGAGCTCGCCGAACTGCTGCAGGCGGAAAAGGATTTCATTTTTGCGGAAAACCGCAAAGACCTTGAGGCAGCCCGAAAGAACGGGCTCGATGCCGCCCGGCTGCAGCGTCTTGAAATTACGGAATCCGTGCTGGAATATATGATCAAGGGATGCGAGGAAGTCGCCGCACAGGGTGATCCTGTCGGTGAAATTTCAAAGATGGAAAGGCGTCCCAACGGCATGATGGTCGGGCGCATGCGTGTGCCCATGGGCGTCATAATGATGATTTTCGAATCCAGACCGAACGTTACGGTTGATGCGGCTGTTCTGTGCCTCAAGGCCGGAAACGCGGTCATCCTGCGCGGAGGCTCCGAGGCTATTCATTCCAACCTTGCTCTGGCTGCACTGCTGCGCAAGGCTTTGGAACGGGCCGGACTTCCCGGAGATGCGGTGCAGGTCGTAGAGGTCACCGATCGTGAGGCGGTGAGTGAACTGCTCAAGATGGACGAGTACATAGACGTGGTCATTCCCCGTGGCGGTGAAGGTCTGATCCGTGCCGTTGTTCAGCAGGCGACCATGCCTGTTCTCAAGCATTACAAAGGGGTCTGTCATATCTTCGTGGACAAGAGCGCGGAAATACCCAAGGCCATGGATGTGATCAAGAATGCGAAAGTCCAGAAGCCCGGCGTATGCAACGCTCTGGAGTGTCTGCTTGTTCATGAGGACATTGCCGAGGATTTCCTGCCTTCGCTCGGAACCCTGCTCAGTGCCTGCGGTGTGACCCTGAAAGGCTGTCCCCGCGCCATGCCCCTGCTGGGAGAAAAGGCCGTTGCCGCAGAATTTGACGACTGGGGCCGCGAGTTTCTGGACCTGACCCTGGCCGTCAAGGTTGTCTGCGGACAGGATGAGGCTCAGGAACATATCGCCCGTTACGGTTCCAACCACAGCGAGGTCATCCTGACCAGAGACCATGCACGGGCCATGCGTTTTATCCGCGAAGTGGATGCGTCCATGGTCGGTGTAAACGCCTCCACCCGTTTCAATGACGGCGGACAGCTTGGACTTGGTGCCGAAATCGGCATTTCCACTTCCAAACTGCATGCCTACGGTCCCATGGGAGCTACCGAACTTACGTCGACCAAGTTCGTCCTGCTCGGAGACTGGCACATACGTAATTAG
- a CDS encoding tetratricopeptide repeat protein, translating into MEENTNTTQDILSQVHDSTPDSLHPFLDYLLKNGKIISAAIAVIILIAAGVSGVKYMNQQKKLKAETDLGVILIKYSGAKQAEALTAFEKDAPAEMKPAVILATAKAWMDAGDYAKAETAWSAIAAEAKEMAPIAELGKAKCAMLSGKPADAVKILQALNNGGAEGYAPTINRMLGEAAETSGNIQVAVQAYQGLMVSNPNERMYLEGKIRELKAKL; encoded by the coding sequence ATGGAAGAAAACACAAACACCACTCAGGACATTCTAAGCCAGGTACACGATTCGACGCCTGATTCTCTGCACCCTTTTCTGGACTATCTCCTTAAAAACGGAAAGATAATCTCCGCCGCAATCGCTGTCATCATTCTCATCGCAGCCGGTGTTTCCGGCGTCAAGTACATGAACCAGCAGAAAAAGCTCAAGGCTGAGACTGACCTCGGGGTGATCCTCATCAAGTACAGCGGAGCCAAGCAGGCTGAAGCTCTGACCGCCTTTGAAAAAGACGCTCCCGCAGAAATGAAACCGGCGGTTATCCTCGCCACAGCCAAGGCATGGATGGATGCCGGTGATTACGCCAAGGCCGAAACCGCATGGTCTGCTATTGCAGCCGAAGCGAAAGAAATGGCACCCATCGCCGAACTGGGCAAAGCCAAGTGCGCCATGCTTTCCGGCAAGCCCGCCGATGCGGTGAAAATTCTCCAGGCTCTCAACAACGGCGGAGCCGAGGGTTATGCCCCGACCATAAACAGGATGCTCGGAGAAGCTGCCGAAACTTCTGGAAATATCCAGGTTGCCGTACAGGCATACCAGGGACTCATGGTCAGCAATCCCAACGAGCGCATGTACCTTGAGGGCAAAATCAGGGAACTCAAGGCAAAGCTTTAG
- the iorA gene encoding indolepyruvate ferredoxin oxidoreductase subunit alpha: MAHPLLADSPGTKRLLLGNEAIVRGAIEAGIQVVTCYPGTPSSEVPDTFFRLSPEGDYYFEYSVNEKVALEVGGGASLAGAMTLTTMKHVGVNVAADPLMTLSYVGTPGGMVLLSADDPGCHSSQNEQDNRYYARIAGMPCMEPATAQEAKDMTRDALTMSREMSAPFLLRTTTRVNHLRGPVEFGKTASPAKPQGFKKNPPQFVPIPAFARRMHIDLLEKLEKLREMSEKSVYNKVSGTGSIGIVASGISRAYLADALADTGLADKFKILELGFTYPLPSGMITNFISSVEKVLILEELEPLIENEVRILAQKNGVNIEVIGKNSPNLPLNDEYSTLNVTSAIFEVLGMAQETKGSCTAAEDLPGRPPNLCAGCTHRAAYYAVKKVFGPDAVCSSDIGCYTLGILPPLNAADFLLCMGSSISAGSGAAMAAGQTVVGFIGDSTFFHSGITGLVNAVFNRHNILLVILDNSTTAMTGHQPNPGVETTALGSNPAQIDIEAIVRGCGVTEVRTVSPLNQKAITGALEELKEMAGVRVLVAKDPCPLFARRTLGKKPVRTAYVENQSEEVLKVMEELACPAFEKTEAGVEINEILCSGCMLCLQLTKDIKARKRSS; encoded by the coding sequence ATGGCTCATCCACTTCTCGCGGACAGTCCGGGCACTAAACGCCTGCTTCTCGGCAATGAAGCCATTGTCAGAGGAGCCATAGAAGCCGGTATACAGGTCGTGACCTGTTATCCCGGCACACCTTCTTCAGAGGTTCCGGACACATTCTTCCGCCTTTCTCCTGAAGGAGATTACTATTTCGAATACTCCGTCAATGAAAAGGTCGCCCTTGAGGTCGGAGGCGGCGCATCACTTGCCGGGGCAATGACCCTGACCACGATGAAACACGTTGGTGTCAACGTGGCTGCCGACCCGCTCATGACTCTTTCTTATGTCGGAACGCCCGGTGGAATGGTTCTGCTTTCCGCGGACGACCCCGGCTGCCATTCCAGCCAGAACGAGCAGGACAACCGCTATTACGCACGCATCGCCGGAATGCCCTGCATGGAACCGGCAACCGCTCAGGAAGCCAAGGACATGACCCGTGACGCGCTCACCATGTCCCGCGAAATGAGTGCGCCTTTTCTGCTCCGGACCACAACCCGCGTGAACCATCTGCGCGGTCCGGTCGAGTTCGGAAAAACGGCCAGCCCGGCCAAACCGCAGGGCTTCAAGAAAAATCCGCCTCAGTTCGTTCCCATCCCGGCATTTGCCCGGCGCATGCATATCGATCTGCTCGAAAAGCTCGAAAAGCTGCGTGAAATGTCCGAAAAATCCGTTTACAACAAAGTCAGCGGAACAGGCAGCATCGGCATAGTAGCCTCCGGCATCAGCCGGGCATATCTCGCCGACGCCCTTGCGGACACCGGACTTGCAGACAAGTTCAAAATTCTCGAACTCGGCTTCACCTACCCTCTGCCCAGCGGCATGATCACCAACTTCATCTCTTCCGTTGAAAAGGTGCTCATACTTGAAGAACTGGAACCGCTCATTGAAAATGAAGTCCGCATTCTTGCGCAGAAAAACGGAGTCAATATTGAGGTGATCGGCAAAAACAGCCCGAACCTGCCTCTCAATGACGAATATTCAACCCTCAATGTAACCTCTGCCATCTTCGAAGTTCTCGGTATGGCACAGGAAACAAAAGGGTCCTGCACCGCTGCGGAAGACCTTCCCGGAAGACCGCCGAACCTCTGTGCCGGCTGTACTCACCGGGCAGCCTACTATGCTGTAAAAAAAGTCTTCGGCCCGGATGCGGTCTGTTCTTCGGATATCGGCTGCTACACTCTCGGGATTCTTCCTCCCCTGAACGCAGCGGATTTTCTGCTCTGCATGGGCTCGTCCATTTCTGCAGGCTCGGGAGCGGCAATGGCCGCAGGCCAGACAGTGGTCGGATTCATCGGGGACTCCACATTTTTCCATTCCGGAATAACCGGTCTGGTCAACGCGGTATTCAACAGGCATAATATCCTGCTGGTGATCCTTGACAACTCCACCACGGCCATGACCGGGCACCAACCCAACCCCGGCGTGGAAACCACTGCACTCGGCTCCAACCCGGCCCAGATTGATATCGAAGCCATTGTCAGAGGATGCGGGGTAACCGAAGTCCGCACCGTAAGTCCGCTGAATCAGAAAGCCATCACCGGAGCTCTTGAAGAGCTTAAGGAAATGGCCGGAGTACGCGTTCTGGTCGCCAAAGACCCCTGTCCGCTGTTCGCACGCCGTACACTAGGCAAGAAACCCGTTCGTACCGCGTACGTTGAAAACCAGAGCGAAGAAGTTCTCAAGGTAATGGAAGAACTGGCCTGTCCCGCTTTTGAAAAGACCGAGGCAGGAGTGGAAATAAACGAGATTCTTTGCTCCGGCTGCATGCTCTGTCTGCAGCTGACCAAGGACATCAAAGCCCGGAAAAGGAGCAGCTAA
- a CDS encoding indolepyruvate oxidoreductase subunit beta, translating into MSTRLRIFMTGVGGQGTLTATNLLAQAVLDSGTDVTAGEIHGMAQRGGVVESTLLIGLASPKIGHGEADIILGFEPLETLRALPYLRPGGTVLSSTEYLPPLSVCAGKAENTPLETIKEKVAARAGKAYYLPCQSLGLEAGAVQSGNIAMLGALCATGGIPLKPEQLAETIKKAMKPKIADINLRALELGVKAVS; encoded by the coding sequence ATGAGTACAAGGTTGCGTATATTCATGACCGGGGTGGGCGGACAGGGAACCCTTACCGCCACCAACCTGCTTGCGCAGGCTGTTCTTGACAGCGGCACAGATGTCACTGCCGGGGAAATTCACGGCATGGCCCAGCGCGGCGGAGTTGTTGAATCCACTCTCCTCATCGGCCTGGCCTCACCCAAAATAGGTCATGGCGAAGCAGACATAATTCTCGGATTCGAACCGCTGGAAACACTACGGGCCCTGCCTTATCTCAGGCCCGGAGGAACAGTGCTTTCAAGTACGGAATACCTTCCTCCGCTCAGTGTATGCGCGGGAAAGGCCGAAAACACTCCCCTTGAAACAATCAAGGAAAAGGTTGCGGCCCGTGCCGGAAAAGCATACTACCTGCCCTGCCAATCACTGGGTTTGGAAGCCGGAGCGGTCCAAAGCGGAAACATCGCCATGCTCGGAGCACTCTGTGCCACCGGAGGCATTCCGCTCAAACCGGAACAACTGGCTGAAACAATAAAAAAAGCCATGAAGCCCAAAATAGCCGACATCAACCTCCGCGCACTGGAGCTTGGGGTCAAGGCAGTATCATAA
- a CDS encoding sigma 54-interacting transcriptional regulator, with amino-acid sequence MSMKGLQERVENIYLSTLSEILDSIAPHHDLEPSLNAILQVLSKDLNFPRVFLAIMDTESERLKLSITHSPAKDYSVTYQPGKGVIGRVYESGESVVIPRMADDNELINKAFSRSEEELRTSSYICVPIKTTDSDGNQEVLGTLSVDSPVLPMDHLLEHQHFLEVVAALISNQVSRLQEEMSLQAQLLSQGMMPGSADAPPPSDFVATSKSMKQVLRQARQVGPSRATALLRGESGTGKELLAEAIHGCSPRRDKPLVKLNCAALPAELVESELFGHQKGAFTGAYQNKRGLFEVANNGTLFLDEIGELSMDAQAKVLRAIQEKEIQRVGSEQPITVDVRLICATHQPLETLLREGKFREDLFYRINVFPIFIPPLRERREDILPLAEKFLDVFAKEYDKEIKRISSPAIDLFTQYHWPGNVRELKNCIERAVLICEEEVIRTYHLPPTLQTAESTATDTSLSFGEAVAKFEQELLVDSLKKARGNMLQAARDLRVSYRIVNYKVKKYNIDVKKYAGSKKKK; translated from the coding sequence ATGAGTATGAAAGGACTGCAGGAACGCGTGGAAAACATTTATCTTTCGACTTTGAGTGAAATTCTTGATTCTATAGCTCCCCATCATGACCTGGAGCCGAGCCTCAATGCGATTCTTCAAGTCCTGTCCAAGGACCTCAACTTTCCGCGTGTTTTCCTTGCCATCATGGACACCGAGTCGGAAAGGCTGAAACTTTCCATAACCCACAGCCCGGCCAAGGACTATTCTGTCACCTATCAGCCGGGCAAAGGCGTTATCGGCCGGGTATACGAGTCCGGAGAATCCGTCGTCATTCCCAGAATGGCAGACGACAACGAACTCATAAACAAGGCCTTCAGCAGGTCGGAAGAAGAACTCAGGACTTCCTCCTACATCTGCGTACCGATAAAAACCACCGACTCGGACGGAAATCAGGAAGTTCTCGGCACACTGAGTGTTGATTCACCGGTACTGCCCATGGACCACCTGCTTGAACACCAGCATTTCCTTGAAGTAGTGGCCGCCCTGATCTCAAATCAGGTCTCCCGGCTGCAGGAAGAAATGTCACTGCAGGCTCAACTCCTGTCACAGGGGATGATGCCCGGAAGCGCGGACGCCCCTCCGCCGTCAGATTTCGTGGCCACATCAAAAAGCATGAAACAGGTGCTCAGGCAGGCCCGTCAGGTAGGCCCCAGCCGGGCCACCGCACTGCTTAGAGGCGAATCCGGCACCGGCAAGGAACTGCTTGCCGAAGCAATCCACGGATGCAGCCCCAGAAGAGATAAGCCGCTTGTCAAACTCAACTGTGCGGCTCTTCCCGCAGAACTGGTTGAAAGCGAACTCTTCGGACACCAGAAAGGCGCGTTCACCGGTGCATACCAGAACAAACGCGGCCTCTTTGAAGTCGCCAACAACGGCACCCTCTTTCTTGATGAAATAGGCGAATTATCCATGGATGCCCAGGCCAAGGTGCTGCGGGCAATTCAGGAAAAGGAAATCCAGCGTGTAGGTTCCGAACAGCCGATCACTGTTGACGTAAGGCTCATATGCGCCACCCACCAGCCGCTGGAAACCCTGCTGCGTGAAGGCAAATTCCGCGAGGACCTTTTCTACCGCATAAACGTTTTCCCCATTTTCATCCCTCCGTTGCGCGAACGGCGTGAAGATATTCTGCCCCTTGCCGAAAAATTCCTCGATGTGTTCGCCAAAGAGTATGACAAGGAAATAAAAAGAATTTCCAGCCCCGCAATAGATCTTTTCACCCAGTACCACTGGCCGGGAAACGTGCGCGAACTCAAGAACTGCATCGAACGGGCCGTGCTGATCTGCGAAGAAGAAGTAATCAGGACGTACCACCTGCCTCCGACCCTGCAGACTGCAGAGTCCACGGCAACGGATACCTCCCTGTCATTCGGTGAGGCTGTAGCAAAATTCGAGCAGGAACTGCTTGTAGATTCACTGAAGAAAGCACGCGGCAACATGCTCCAGGCCGCCAGAGACCTGCGCGTAAGCTATCGCATTGTCAACTACAAAGTTAAAAAGTACAATATCGATGTGAAAAAATACGCCGGGTCCAAAAAGAAGAAATAA
- a CDS encoding aminopeptidase, with the protein MKSIISYEDLHEYAKVLLWGLESQRGTKFKNMDIVVVKYDRLATPLAEALFALLIERHLHPVMETSLTPAMKAELYINSSYGQLVFNPPGKSELYKTAAAMVRIHAPEEVGALAEVDPRAIMENRKASGPFKQEIEKRRVRGQMVRTECVYPTEALAARAGFTLEEYSSRLLRACYLNMPDPVREWRNIARRTREIADQLTSMDIKSIHMKSELCDLSFSPGENRRWMGSSGENIPGYEVYVSPDHRTVNGVYFADLPSLFMDKNVYGVQLEFMDGIAVRVKAMGGERFILDQLRADAGARRIGEFSLSDNSISRMDHFMAQTILDENFGGENGSCHIALGQSLGGTFSGPPEILDRMMLDSLGFNTSSIHWDLVNTEDKLVKATLVDGRRVTIYENGRFCL; encoded by the coding sequence ATGAAAAGTATCATCTCCTACGAAGACCTTCACGAATACGCTAAAGTCCTGCTCTGGGGCCTGGAAAGCCAGCGCGGTACTAAGTTTAAAAACATGGACATCGTGGTCGTGAAATATGACCGCCTTGCAACCCCCTTGGCCGAGGCTCTCTTTGCCCTGCTCATTGAGCGGCATCTGCATCCGGTCATGGAAACTTCGCTGACCCCGGCCATGAAGGCGGAGTTGTATATAAATTCCAGTTACGGGCAGTTGGTGTTCAATCCTCCGGGAAAAAGCGAATTGTATAAAACTGCGGCGGCAATGGTCCGAATCCATGCCCCGGAGGAGGTCGGTGCCCTTGCCGAGGTCGACCCTCGCGCGATTATGGAGAACAGGAAGGCGTCGGGTCCGTTTAAGCAGGAGATCGAAAAGCGCCGGGTTCGCGGGCAGATGGTCCGCACGGAATGTGTGTATCCCACCGAAGCACTGGCCGCACGCGCCGGTTTCACTCTGGAAGAATATAGCTCCAGACTCTTGCGGGCCTGCTATCTGAATATGCCGGATCCGGTCCGGGAATGGCGCAATATTGCGAGACGTACCCGTGAGATTGCTGACCAGCTGACATCCATGGACATCAAGTCGATACACATGAAGTCCGAACTGTGCGACCTGAGTTTCTCCCCCGGCGAGAATCGCAGGTGGATGGGCTCGTCCGGGGAGAACATTCCCGGTTACGAGGTCTATGTTTCCCCCGACCACCGGACGGTGAACGGAGTTTATTTCGCGGACCTGCCGTCCCTTTTCATGGACAAGAATGTGTACGGGGTTCAGCTGGAATTCATGGACGGTATTGCCGTGCGGGTCAAGGCCATGGGCGGGGAAAGGTTTATTCTCGATCAGTTGCGAGCCGATGCTGGAGCCCGCAGGATTGGGGAATTCTCACTCAGTGACAACTCTATTTCCCGCATGGATCATTTCATGGCTCAGACCATACTGGATGAAAATTTCGGTGGCGAGAACGGCAGTTGCCACATTGCCCTCGGGCAGTCGCTGGGCGGAACCTTTTCCGGGCCGCCAGAGATTCTCGACAGGATGATGCTGGATTCTCTAGGATTCAACACCTCCTCCATACACTGGGATCTGGTCAATACAGAAGACAAGCTGGTCAAAGCAACACTTGTTGACGGGAGAAGGGTAACAATTTACGAGAACGGGCGTTTTTGTCTGTGA
- a CDS encoding FeoA family protein — MSVSLRTMKKDQKGVVVAVTASGELGRRIRDMGLVPGTEFMVVGRAPLEDPVALRMKGFTLTLRNNEADFISVKAED; from the coding sequence ATGTCTGTATCACTCAGAACAATGAAAAAAGACCAGAAAGGGGTCGTGGTTGCTGTTACTGCCAGCGGAGAACTGGGCAGAAGAATACGTGACATGGGTCTTGTTCCCGGAACGGAATTCATGGTTGTGGGCCGGGCTCCGCTGGAAGATCCTGTGGCCCTGCGTATGAAAGGATTCACCCTGACCCTGCGCAACAACGAAGCAGACTTTATTTCCGTCAAGGCGGAGGATTAG